In Melospiza georgiana isolate bMelGeo1 chromosome 15, bMelGeo1.pri, whole genome shotgun sequence, one genomic interval encodes:
- the ATOX1 gene encoding copper transport protein ATOX1: MPKHEFFVDMTCEGCSNAVTRVLHRLGGVNFDIDLPNKKVYIDSEHNVDTLLETLKKTGKNASYLGEKSAQ; the protein is encoded by the exons ATGCCG AAACACGAGTTCTTCGTGGACATGACCTGTGAGGGCTGTTCCAATGCAGTCACCCGTGtcctgcacaggctgggag GTGTCAACTTTGATATTGACCTGCCCAACAAGAAGGTGTACATTGACTCAGAGCACAACGTTGACACCCTCTTGGAAACCCTCAAGAAGACTGGAAAGAATGCTTCCTACCTTGGGGAAAAGTCTGCACAGTAG
- the SPARC gene encoding SPARC, with protein MRAWIFFLLCLAGKALAAPQEALPDETEVIEDPTTEEPVGANPVQVEVGEFEEPTEDVEEIVAENPCQNHHCKHGKVCEVDDNNSPMCVCQDPSSCPASAGVFEKVCGTDNKTYDSSCHFFATKCTLEGTKKGHKLHLDYIGPCKFIPACLDTELTEFPLRMRDWLKNVLITLYERDEDNNLLTEKQKLKVKKIHENEKRLEAGDHTVELLARDFEKNYNMYIFPVHWQFGQLDQHPIDGYLSHTELAPLRAPLIPMEHCTTRFFEACDLDNDKYIALEEWASCFGIKEKDIDKDLVI; from the exons ATGAGGGCCtggattttcttccttctctgcctGGCAGgcaaagccctggcagcaccG caggaggctcTGCCCGATGAGACAGAGGTCATCGAGGATCCCACCACAGAG GAGCCCGTGGGGGCTAACCCTGTCCAGGTGGAGGTGGGAGAGTTCGAGGAACCCACCGAGGATGTAGAGGAGATTGTTGCAGAGA acCCCTGCCAGAACCACCACTGCAAGCACGGCAAGGTGTGTGAGGTGGATGACAACAACTCTCCCATGTGTGTGTGCCAGGACCCCTCCAGCTGCCCCGCCAGCGCCGGCGTCTTCGAGAAG GTCTGTGGCACTGACAACAAGACCTACGACTCCTCCTGCCATTTCTTTGCCACCAAGTGCACCTTGGAGGGAACCAAGAAGGGACACAAGCTGCACCTGGACTACATTGGGCCTTGCAAAT tcatccctgcctgcctggacACGGAGCTGACCGAGTTCCCCCTGCGCATGCGGGACTGGCTCAAGAACGTGCTGATCACGCTGTACGAGCGCGACGAGGACAACAACCTGCTGACCGAGAAGCAGAAGCTCAAG GTGAAGAAGATCCACGAGAACGAGAAGCGTCTGGAGGCCGGTGACCACACCGTggagctcctggccagggactTTGAGAAGAACTACAATATGTACATCTTCCCTGTGCACTGGCAGTTCGGGCAGCTGGACCAGCACCCCATTGATGG gtACCTGTCCCACACGGAGCTGGCCCCGCTGCGTGCCCCCCTGATCCCCATGGAGCACTGCACCACTCGCTTCTTCGAGGCCTGCGACCTGGACAACGACAAGTACATCGCCCTGGAGGAGTGGGCCAGCTGCTTTGGCATCAAGGAGA AGGACATAGACAAGGATCTCGTGATCTAA